AACCGGGTTGGTATAGCCAGCGCTACAGGAAAGCCCCCCTCGCGGGGGCTTTTTTGTGCCGTATGATGAGGGTCGGAGGTGATGCAGATGAAACAGCGAGCGGGCATTTTCTGGCTGATCGGGCTGCTCGTTGGCCTGTTGGCTGGCATGCCGGTGCAGGCCGAAGAGGCATCGGACGAGGACCCTGGCGACCGGATCTATCGCTCCCGGGGCGCTGATGGCGCGCCCGTGTTCAGTGATCGCCCGCCGCAGGACGGGCGTCCGGTGGAGCAGCGTCGTACCCCGCGCGCGACCAATGTGGTGCCGGCACCGTCGTCGCCGCGCCCGCCGCCAGCGGGCGCCTCCCCGCCGTCCACTCCCCGGGCTGATGAGACGGAGCGACTGGACTACTACCAGCGCCTGGCCATCACCTCCCCCGAGCATGAGGCCACATTACGCCATCCGGTCGAGCCCGTGCCGGTGACCTACGAACTGGAGCCGGGACTCTTGCCCGGCCATCAGGTGCGCTTGCTGCGTAACGGCGAGCCAGAAGCGCAGATGGCGCTGGACTGGCCGCACCGGGGCGCGCATGAACTGGTGGTGGAGGTGCGTGACGCCGAGGGCAAGGTGTTGAAGCGCTCGGCCCCGGTCACTGTTTTCGTGCATCGCCCCAGTGCCCTGCTGCGTCCGGGCGCGTCCCGGGGTGGCAATGACACAGAGTGAGGCGCGAGCGCACCATAATGGTGCACAATAGGTCCAGTCCTTGCCCTTCCGATGTCCGGAAGTGGGTGAAAACCGCGTGATCACGCCCATCGTTTGATGGCCTGAAACTTGCTTTGGCCCTGTTATGGCAAAAACCAGACATGCAGAGACTTCCGTGCACAAGCGGCTGCTCGATCACCTGACCACGGCGGTCGTCATGCTGGATGAGCGGCTGATTATCCGCTACCTGAACCCGGCGGCGGAAATCCTGCTCTTTGCCAGTGCGCATCGGTCGGTGGGGCAGCCCCTGCCAGAGTGTTTTTTTGAGGACCCGGATGCCAGCGCTGCACTGCATCGGTGCATCGGGGAAGGTCATCCCTTCACGCGCCGGGAGGCGCGGATGATGATCTCGCCGGGTCAGGAGATCACCGTGGACTATTCGGTCGTTCAACTCAGTGAGCCCGGTCAGCCAGCCAGTCTGCTGCTGGAGCTGCAACCGCTGGACCGGATGCTGCGTATTGGCCGTGAAGAGGCGCTGCTGCATGCCCATCAGGCCACGCGGGCGCTGGTGCGCGGCGTCGCCCATGAGCTCAAGAATCCGCTGGGGGGCATCCGCGGAGCAGCCCAGTTGCTGGAACGGGCCCTGCCGGACCCGGAGCTGGCGGAGTACACCCGCGTGATCATTGATGAGGCAGACCGGTTGCGGTCACTGGCGGATCGCATGCTCGGGCCGCGCCGCCTGCCGAATTTCCGCCTGCTGAATATCCATGAATGTCTGGAGCATGTGCGCCAGCTGGTGCTGGCGGAGCATCCTGAGGGGGTTCGGGTGCGCCGGGATTACGACACCAGTTTGCCGGAAATCCCGGCAGACCGGGACCAGCTGGTGCAGGTGATTCTGAATCTGGCGCGTAATGCCGTGCAGGCGTTGACCGAGTCGGGCACGCCCGGGGCGCAGGTGATTTTTCGAACGAGAGTGATCCGCCAGTACACGATTGGTGCGGTGCGGCACCGGATGGTGCTGCGTGTGGATATCGAAGACAACGGCCCGGGGATTGCCGAGGAACTGCGGGAAACCCTGTTCTACCCCATGGTCAGTGGCCGGGCCAATGGATCAGGGCTGGGGTTGTCGATTGCCCAGTCCATCATCAGCCAGCACAGCGGCCTGATTGAATGCGAGAGCACTGCAGGCAAGACAGTGTTCAGCCTGTTACTTCCCATGGAAGCACAACCGGACACACACCAGAACCTGGTGCCCGGGGCCAGGGATAGCGGCGTGCAGGGGGAACCGGTCGGGTTGGCCGGTACAACATAGAGAGTGATAGACCATGACGGCAAAAGTCTGGGTCATTGATGATGACCGTTCGATCCGCTGGGTTCTCGACAAGGCGCTGGGCCAGGAGGGCTTCAGTCCGGTGTGTTACGAGGATGCCGACGAGGCGCTGAATGCGCTGGAAGCCGGCACCGATGAACCGGATGTGCTGATTTCCGATGTGCGCATGCCGGGCACAGATGGCTTGCGCATGCTGAAGGTGCTGCAACGCAAGCACCCTGATCTGCCGGTGATCATCATGACCGCGCACTCGGATCTTGATTCTGCTGTGGCGTCGTATCAGGGGGGGGCCTTCGAATACCTGCCGAAACCCTTTGATGTGGATGAAGCGGTGGCACTGGTGAAACGTGCCGTGCGCCACCGCGCGGAGGCCAAGGGCGGGCCGGCCGAAGAGAGCAGCGAGCCGCCTGCCGAGATTATCGGCGAAGCGCCAGCCATGCAGGAGGTGTTTCGCGCCATTGGCCGGTTGTCGCATTCCAATGTCACGGTGCTGATCAATGGCCAGTCCGGGACGGGCAAGGAACTTGTCGCCCATGCCCTCCATCGCCATTCGGTGCGTCGCGACAAGGCGTTCGTGGCGCTGAACATGGCGGCCATCCCGCGAGATCTGATCGAATCCGAACTGTTTGGCCATGAGAAAGGCGCCTTTACCGGCGCCAACAGCCAGCGCATCGGTCGTTTCGAGCAGTCCAATGGGGGCACCCTGTTCCTGGACGAGATTGGCGACATGCCGATCGAGGCCCAGACCCGGCTGTTACGGGTGTTGCAGGAAAACGAGTTCTACCGGGTTGGCGGTACCACGCCGATCAAGGTGGACGTGCGCATCATTGCGGCCACGCACCAGAACCTGGAGCGGCTGGTCAAGGATGGTGACTTCCGTGAGGATCTGTTCCACCGTCTGAACGTGATCCGCATCCATATCCCGCGCTTGTGCGAGCGCCGCGAGGACATTCCGCGACTGGCGCGCTACTTCCTGCAGCGGGCCGGTCGCGAACTGGAAGTCGAAGCCAAGACCCTGCATCCGGACACCGAGCGCTATCTGGCCGCACTGCCCTGGCCGGGCAATGTGCGTCAGTTGGAGAATACCTGCCGTTGGCTGACGGTGATGGCCTCGGGCCGTGAAGTGCTGGTGGATGACCTGCCGCCGGAGCTGAATCAGCAAGAGGCGCGTCCGGAAGTCAGCGGCAGCTGGGAAAAGGGTCTGCGCCAGTGGGCCGAGCGGGCGCTGGCGGCGGGCGAGCGTGGCATTCTCGACAGTGCCGTGCCGACCTTTGAGCGGGCCATGATCGAGGTGGCCCTGAACCACACCGGCGGGCGTCGCCGTGATGCGGCCGGTCTGCTGGGCTGGGGACGCAATACCCTGACGCGCAAGATCAAGGAACTGGGCATGGACGAACTCGCGAGCGTGGAGGACTGACGTCGGTCTGACTCAGTCAGGGCTGCCTTCCAGCAGGCGGGCGGCACTGGCACGTATCAGCAGCCAGTCGCCGTCGATCAGTTCCCAGTCGGAAGCCACCCGGAACAGCTGTCCCCGTTCCGGCAACAGGCCGCCGGTGCCGCCCGTCACCAGCGCGTTGAAACGCGCCTCGGCGCGATCCTCGCGCATCCCGTCCGGAGTCACGGACACCTGGGTAATGATCACGCGGATATCCGGGTAGCGCATCAGCAACCCGGCCATCATCCGGCGGGTTTCCTCGCGGTCCATTTGCGAGCGTCCCTCGTACTGGCTCAGGGAGAACGACTCTGCCAGTCGTGCGCTGACCACGGCGCCTCGGCGCTGGCTGACAGCGTCCGCCATGTCCCGGATGGCGGCCTCGATGGCCTCTTCCGGCGGTGTCTGGCTGCAACCGCCGAGCAGCAGGGTCAGGGCCAGCAAAGCGAGCAATGATGGCGTATGCTTCGTCACTGAACAGTCCTCCTGAGACGGCAATCTGATTGATGAGCGCAGACCTGACGCCCGTATCCCGGCATGCACTGTATCCTGCCCTGGCGCCCTGGGACCAGCGCTGGCTGGATGTCGGTGACGGCCATCGGCTTTACATCGAGCAATCGGGCAACCCGCACGGCGAGCCGGTGCTGGTGGTGCATGGCGGCCCCGGGGGCGGCTGCTCGCCACGCATGCGCCGCTACTTTGACCCGCGCCACTGGCGCATCATCCTCTTTGACCAGCGCGGTGCCGGGCAGTCGCAGCCGTCGGGCAGTCTGACCGCCAACACCACGCCGGATCTGGTGGCGGACATGGAGCGTATCCGCGTTGCCCTGGGTGTAGAGCGCTGGCTGCTGTTTGGCGGCTCCTGGGGGGTGACGCTGGCACTGCGCTATGGTCAGTGCCATCCACAACGGGTGGCCGGCATGGTCTTGCGCGGTGTCTTTCTGTGTCGTCAGCAGGATATCGACTGGTTGTACCGCGAGGGCGGCGCCAGTCGGATATTCCCTGACGCCTGGGCTCGTTTTCGGGATGCGCTGCCTGCCGCCGCCGGGGCGGATTTGCTGACCCGCTACCATCAGCGGCTCACGGAAGAGGTGGTGGACCGGTCAGTTGCCAGTGCCTGGGCGGCCTGGGAGGCGGCCTGCGCCACCCTGCTGCCGTCGCCGGGCGTGGTGGCCTCGTTCGAGACCCGGGCATTGGCGCTGGCACGTATCGAGAGCCATTACTTCGTGGCCGGGGGCTTCATGCCGGAGGCGGGTCTCCTGTCGCACATGGCGTCGCTGGCGGGGATTCCTGCGCACATCGTCCATGGCCGCTATGACATGGTGTGCCCGGTGGAGCAGGCGTGGACGCTGCATCAGGCCTGGCCCGGCAGCCAACTGACCGTGGTGCCGGACGCGGGCCATTCTGCGACAGAACCCGGTCTGCAGCGTGCGCTGGTGGCGGCAGTGGCCGGTTTTGCCGCAGCCGGGGAGACCCATCGATGAAGGTGCTGCTGCAACGGGTCAGCGAGGCTCGCGTTACCGTGGATGGCCGGGTGACGGGCGAGATCGGGGCTGGCCTGCTGGTGTTTGTGGGGATTGCCCGGGATGATGATGAGCGCGTGGTCGAGCGTCTGGCGGAGCGCGTGCTCGGTTATCGCCTGTTTGCCGACGATCAGGGCCGTATGAATCGCAATGTGATGCAAGTGCAGGGCGGTTTGCTGGTGATCTCCCAGTTCACGCTGACGGCTGACACGCGCCGGGGGCTGCGGCCGGGTTTCAGCGATGGCGCCGCGCCGGAACGGGCCGAGTACCTGTATGAGCATTTTCTGACCTGCCTGCGCGAGCAGGGGGGTGAGGTCGCCTGCGGTGTCTTTGCTGCGGACATGAAAGTTGCCCTGGTTAACGATGGGCCTGTGACCTTCATGCTGTCGTCTTAAACAGCTATTGCGCCGCACAGTGACTGCTCTATGATGGAGCGAGCACGGCTGCGCTGCGCTGCGTCGCCTGCCAAGGGAAATAATGTTAATCGGAGGAGTACCTACATGAAGAAAATCGTATTGGCTACCGCACTGCTGGGCGCATCCATGACCGCATCTGCAAACGCACCGGGCGGCCCGGGTTGCGGTTGGGGCAACATGCTGTTTGAAGGCCAGAGCGGCCTCCCGATCCATCTTCTCGCCACACTCGTGAACGGCACCTCCGGCAATGCCACGTTCGGCATGACCAGTGGTACCAACGGTTGTGACACCAGCGGCGCGCTGGCTTACAGCGGCAGCAGCCTGCTGGCCATGAATGGCGTTCTGGAAGAAGTGGCACATGACATTGCCATGGGTGAAGGCGAAGCGCTGACCGCCCTGTCCGTGTCCATGGGTGTTTCCGCAGAAGACCGCGGCCATTTCAACCAGACCCTGCACCAGCATTTCTCTGCCATCTTCCCGCACGAGAATGTGACCGCAGAAGATGTGCTTGCCAGCATTCAGTCCATCATGAAAGCTGACCAGCAACTGGCCAAGTACACTGCCTGATCGGTAGTCGTATCGCACCAGTGACATCTATGCCCTGCCGCGTCCGGCAGGGCATTTTATTATCCGGATAATCCATGTTCTTTCGTATTACCTTGCTGCTTTCTCTGGGGATGGCGATGGTCGCCCCGCCCGTCTGGTCAAACCATGTCGATCAGGAGGCGTTCGCAGAGGCGCTCGCAGAGTCGCTTGCAGAGTCGCCGCGCTGGCTGGCATTGCTGCATGTGAATCGCGGCACCACACTGCGCAGCCGGGGCCGCAGCTATGTGGCAGACCAGAATTTCTTTCTGTCGGCGGACGGTCGGCACGACCCCTATGCAGAGCTGGTCGCGACACATGAGGCGCTGAAGCCTGAGGGCAGCGAAGCCCGATGCGCCTACCCGGCGCGCTATCGCTTTCTCTCCGAAGCGCTTGGATGGCAACACGACGCGCCTTTTGAGCACTGCAGCGAATATCTGGAGTGGCGCGCGCTGATGCCGGATGAGCGTGTGGTGCTGGTCTTTCCTGCTGCGTACCTGAACAGTCCGTCGTCCATGTTCGGGCACACGCTGTTGCGCCTGGATGGCGACGAAAGTGATGGGGTCTGGTTATCGCAGGCCATCAACTTCGGTGCAGAGGTCGATGCCAGTGACAATTCCGTTTTCTATATTTACCGCGGGCTGGCTGGCGGCTATCCCGGGTATTTTTCGATCGTGCCCTATGTCACCAAGATCCAGGATTACGCGCATCTGGAGAACCGCGACATGTGGGAGTACACGCTGGCGCTGGATGCAGAGCAGCGGCAGTGGCTGGTCGAGCATCTCTGGGAACTGCGTGATATCCGTTTCGATTACTACTTTCTCGATGAGAACTGCTCGTTCCGGCTGCTCGAGCTGATTGATGTGGCGCGGCCTGACACCGGGTTGATGGAAGGGATGCGGCTGACGGAAGTGCCGGTCAACACGGTGCGCGCCCTGGAAGATGCCGGGTTGCTGGCGTCCCGGGTGTATCGGCCCTCCAAGGCCGTGGAGCTGGACCGGCTGGTGGCGCAGCTTCCTGCAGACGCACGGCGCCTTGCCCGACGTCTGGCGGATTCGCCCGAACTGTCCGCATCTGATGAATTCCAGGCCTTTGCGCCGCAGACACAGCGCATCATGGCGCAGACGGCCTATGAGTACCTGCGCTTCATCCATCGCAAGCGAGAGCGCGATGCAGAGGTGGCGCGGCGCAGTCTTGCCCTGTTGCGCCTGGCCAACAGCCTGCCGGCGCCTGATCCGGTGCCCCCCATCGAGCCGGAGGCGCCAGAGCTGGGGCACGCCACCAAACTGGTGGCGGCGAGCTACGGACAGCGCGAGAACAACGAGTTCGGGGAAATCCAGTTTCGTTACACCTATCACGACTGGTTCGACAACAGCACCGGTTTCCTGCGCGGTGCGCAGATCGAGGCGCTGAACCTGCGGCTGCGCAGCACCGAATCTGGTCCGCTGAAGCTTGAGCGGCTGGATGTGGTGAACATCCGATCGCTGGCGCCGAGGTCAACCTTCGTCAAGCCGGTGTCCTGGTTCGTCAACGGCGGCATCGAGCGCGTTCAGGCAGAGGGGCGCTATGGGCTGTCGCGTTATGTGGAGGCGGGCCCGGGTCTTGCCTGGCAGGCCGGACCCGTGACGCCCTATGCCTTTCTGCTGGCGCGGGTGGAAAACAACAGTGCCTGGGACCCGCTGATCACCAGCGCGGCGGGCGCCAGTGCCGGGCTGCTCTGGCATTTTGGCCATGCCACGTTCGGTGCTGGCGGTTCGGGTTACTATCTGACCAATGATGAATACCGTCACCGCGCACAGGCCACCTTGAATGTGCCGGTATCCCGCAACAATGCATTGCGTCTGGACCTTGAGCGTCTGGCCGTGCGGGGTGACGCTGATACGGAGTTCAGGATCTCATGGCGCTATCACTTCGACTGACATTGCTGAGCCTGTTTGCCGCGGGGCTGATGGGGTGTACCAGTGTCTTCTTCTACCCGATGAGCGACTGGGTACAAAACCCGGCGCGCCAGGGTCTGGATTACGAAGACATCATTCTGATTCACCCGGACGGCCTGCGTCTGCATGGCTGGTGGCTGCCGGCCGCTACGGAGGAGGTGCGGGGTACCGTTTATTTCCTGCACGGTAACGCACAGAACGTCAGCACCCACCTGATGAATGTGCACTGGCTGCCGGAGGCGGGGTACCAGGTCTTCCTGCTGGATTATCGGGAGTATGGCCTGTCGGAAGGCAAGGCGCGGTTGCCAGGGGTGTTCGACGACGTGCAGTTGGGTCTGGACTGGTTGGCCGGTGCGCAACGTGTCGAGGGGCCTCTGATTGTCTTCGGCCAGAGCCTGGGCGCGAGCATGTTGCCTTATGTGCTGGCGCGGGAAGAAAACGAAGGCAAATATGACTGCGTCATCATGGAAGCGGCCTTTGCCGGTTTCCGCGATATTACCCGTGATGTCATGCGCGGAAGCTGGTTGCTCTGGCCGTTCAGTTTTGTATTCGCTCCGTTTATCTCTACGGACTGGGATGCCCAGGCACACATCGCTGACCTGGCGCCGCAGCCATTACTGCTGCTGCATAGCCATGAAGACCAGATCATTCCCTACGCGCACGGCGAACGTCTCTTTGAGGCGGCGGCCGAACCCAAGACTTTCCAGCGCCTGCGTGGCGGACATATCGCCAGCGTACGTGACCCGGCTGTCCGGGATCGGCTGCTGGACTTCATGAATCAGGATTGCGTAACAGACTGAATCAGTGCTCGGCGGAGCTGGCCTCGGCTTCGCGGGGCCGTACCCAGCGCCCGGCCAGCAGTCCCAGTTCGAACAGGATCCACATCGGCACCGCCAGCAGCGTTTGCGACAGGATGTCCGGTGGGGTCAGCAGCATGCCGACGACGAAGCAACCCACGATGATATAAGGCCGCTTGGCTTTCAGCTTCTCCACGGTGGTGACGCCGGTCCAGACCATCAGCACGATGGCGATCGGCATCTCGAAAGCCAGCCCGAACGCAATGAAGAGCTTCATTACGAAATCCAGATAGCGGCTGATATCGGTGGCGACCGTGACGCCTTCCGGAGCAATCGCGGTAAAGAAGGCAAAGATCAGCGGAAACACGACGAAGTAGGCAAAGGCCGCGCCCAGGTAGAACAGCAGCACGCTGCTGATCAGCAGCGGCATGGCAATGCGTTTCTCGTGCTTGTAGAGGCCAGGGGCAATAAACGCCCAGGCCTGATGCAGGATCACCGGCATGGCCACAAGAATGCTGATATAGAGGGTCAGCTTGAAGGGCACGATGAAGGGCGCGGCGACATCGGTGGCGATCATGGAAGCGCCTTCCGGGAGCGCCTGGATCAGAGGCTTGGCCACCAGCGTGTAGAGATCACGGGAGAAGTAAAAAAGCCCGATAAAGATCACCAGGATCGCGGCCATGGCGCGCAGCAGACGATTGCGCAACTCGAGCAGATGGCCGATCAGGGTTTGCTGGGTGTCGTCCGGGTGAGGCGTTTCACTCATGATTCAGGCTTGTCCGGCGTATCACGCTTGCGCGTGGCCTCAGGGCTGTCGGTCTCGGGCTCCCGGGGCGCATCGTCGACCTCGGGGGGCAACAGGTTCTTGTCCAGCTTCAGGCTTTCATCTTCCAGCCCCATATCCTTGAGCTGCTGCTTGAACTTGTCGCGCATTTCCATGTTGATGGCTTCGCGCTCCAGCTCATTCTTCAGGTGCGTAAAGGCACTGCGCGCACGCCCGACCCAGTGCCCTACGGTACGGGCAGCACGGGGCAGGCGTTCCGGGCCAAGAATGACCAGGGCAATGACGAATATCAAAGCCAGTTCGGCGAAGCTGATGTCCAGCATGAATCAGGCCTGGTGGTCCTTGTCCTTCACCGGCTGGCCGTTTTCGTCCAGCGTGGTGCCCTGCTCGTCATGACTGCCCTTGATCTGGCGATTGCTTTGCTCGTCCTCGCCTTCCTTGACGGCCTGCTTGAAGCCCTTCACCGCACTACCGAGGTCGCCGCCCATATTGCGCAGCTTCTTGGTGCCGAACAGCACCACGACAATGGCCAGAACAATCAGCAGTTGCCAGAGACTGATACCGGATAACATGTGTTTTCTCCACTCAACGGTTGCGTGAGGCTTTCTCGTCCAGACCGGAGAGGCCGAAACGCCGCTCCAGTTCCGCGAGCACCTGGTCCGGGCTGGCATTCAACGCGGCCAGCATGACCATACTGTGAAACCACAGATCAGCGGTTTCGCTGATCAACGCATCCAGTTCGCCGCTGACTTCCGCATCGCGCGCCGCCAGCAGGGTTTCCACGGCTTCCTCGCCGACCTTCTCCAGGATCTTGTTCAGACCCTTGTGATAGAGGCTGGCCACATAGGAGCTTTCCGGGGCCTCCAGTTTGCGGGCCTCCAGTACTTCATGCAGCTGGCGCAGCACATCACTCATCAGACAGCTCCTGTTGAAACACCAGTTTAACAGATTCATATGACAGTCACCTGACTGTCATGGGGCATGCTGGTGGCGGCCTCAGCGGCGCAGCGCCCAGGCGGTCAGCAGTACCCCGCAGGCGGCGCCGACGCCCGCGCCCGCGCCGCTGGCCAGCAGCAGGCTGCCGCCCAGCAGGCCAAGCCCGGCCAGGCCGCCGAGCAGCTTGCGCCGATGTCGGGTCTGCTGCTCGCCCAGGCGTGCCGCCAGTTGCTGCTGCTGGTAAGGCAAGCGGCGCAGATTCTCCATCGCGTCGCGCAGCATGTCGGGCATGTCCGGCAGCTGTGCGGCCCATTCCGGTGCCCGGGCCTGGAGCTTCTTCAGGGTGGCCGTGGGCCCGTAGTTGTCCATCATCCAGGCTTCCAGCAGCGGCCGGCCGGTGGCCCAGATATCGAGTTGCGGGTAGATGCTGCGCCCCAGTCCCTCGATATGCACCAGTGTCTTCATCAGCAGGATGTATTGCACCGGCGCCTCGATATGGAAGCTGCGCGCCATGTCGAACAGCTTCATCACCAGCGGCGCGAACTCCAGTTGATCCAGCGGCATGGTGCGGATCGGCTCGACGATGGCGCGCACCGACTGCTCGAAGCGGTGCCGATCTACCGGCACCGTGGTCCAGCCTGCGCGAATCACCACGTCCACCAGGGTGCCGTAGTCCTCGCGCATCACCGCCAGCACAAGGCGGCCGAGGATATCCAGGTCGTCCTTGCCCAGTCGCCCGGCGATGGCGGCATCCACGGCCATGTACTGCGGCGCGTCGGGCTTGTCCGGATTGACGAAGATGTTGCCGGGGTGCATGTCGGCGTGGAACAGGTTGTAGCGGAAGACCTGGGCAAAGAAGATCTCCACGCCCCGCTCGGCCAGCCGTTTCGGGTCGATGCCGGCGGCCTTGATGCGCTCGATATCGTTCACCGGGATGCCGTGGATGCGGTCCATCACCAGCAGGCGCTCGGTGGTGTATTGCATGTGGATCGGCGGAATGAACAGCAGGGGGCTGAACAGGAACTGGCGGCGCATGGTCTCGCTGTTGCGCGCTTCAGCGGTCAGGTCCAACTCGCCATGAATGATGCCGACGTAGTCCTCCACCACCCGGCGCGGCCGGAAATAGCGCGCATCGGCCCACAGGCGTTCCAGCCAGGTGGCACCAAAGCGCATTACCGCCAGATCGCGGCGTACGATGCGCTCGAGCCCGGGGCGGCGGATCTTGGCCACCACTTCGGTGCCGTCCTGCAATGCGCCACTGTGCACCTGGGCGATGGACGCCGACGCCAGAGGGGCATCGTCAAAGCGACTGAAGACGATCTCGATAGGCTGCCCCAGTTCGGCTTCAATCCGGGCGCGGGCCTGCGCCACCGGGAAGGGGGCGACCTGGTCCTGCAGGCGTGCCAGGGCGTCGGTCCAGTCCGGCGGCAACAGATCGCGGCGCGTGGCCAGCAGCTGACCGAACTTGATGAAGATCGGCCCGAGGCGATCCAGCGCCTGCTGCAACCGCTCGCCCTCGGACAGATCGCGGGGGCCGAACCAGCTGGAGGGCACCAGATACATCAGGGCGATGACCAGTGGTCGCAAGGGGTGCGCGGGCAACAGGGTGGCGAGGCGGTAACGGCATGCGATATGCAGCACAAACAGCATCCGCCCGACAGGCAGGGTCATTGATCGTTGCTCCCGGCCTGTTCTTGCCTGCGTTGCATCAGCCGCTGGATGCGGGCTTCCAGGCGTTCCGTGGCCAGATGCAGCTCCTCGACGTCATGGCCGAACTCGCGTAGCGCAGTGCGCGATGGCAGCAGGCCGCTTTCGTTGGCCAGATAATCGCTGCCCTGGCGGGCCAGCCGGTCGAGGCTTTCCCGGGCCCAGCTGAACAGCCGTCGCGCGCCATAGTCCACCTGCTGCGCGAGCTCGTTACCCAGCAACGGTGCAAACAGCGCGCCCCAGTCAATATCCAGATCACGAACGATGGCGGTCAGCGCCTGCAGCAACTCCCGGTCACCACGAATGTTGATGGGGCCGCCAATCAGGCCGGGTGCGCTGTCCCAGCCGAGAAACTCGGCCGCCAGATCCAGCGGTCCGCCCCGCACGCTGACATCCGCGTCGGCTTCGCTGCTGTGATAGCACTCGATGCCATCCTCGACGATCAGCACAAACACCTCGCGAGCGGGCACGCGCAAACTGACCGACACCAGACGACCGGCATGCTCGGCCAGCCGCTGCTGGCTGGCCGGGTCATGGCGCAACGCGGTGTTCACGGCGCGCTCGATGCTGGCCAGCAACAGTGTCTCCAGCAGCCCCGGTGGCTGCGCCTGATGCTCCAGCGTCATACCTTGAACCCGCGATGCAGGGCGACGATGCCGCCGGTCATGTTGAAATAGTCGCAGCGGGCAAAGCCGGCGGCTTCCATCATGCCCTTCAGGGTCTGTTGGTCCGGGTGCATGCGGATCGATTCCGCCAGGTACTGGTAGCTCTCGGCGTCGTCAGCAATGGCCTTGCCCAGGCGGGGCAATACATTGAAGGAATAGATGTCGTAGAGCTTCGACAGCGGCTTGTGGATCGGCTTGGAAAACTCCAGCACCAGCAGGCGCCCGCCCGGCTTGAGCACCCGGAGCATGGACTTGAGCGCCTTGTCCTTGTCGGTGACATTGCGCAGGCCGAAGGCGATGGTGATGCAGTTGAAGCTGTTGTCGGCAAACGGCAGCGCCTCGGCATTCACCTGCGCCACGCGGGTATTGTGGGCGCAGCCAGCATCGAACAGCCGGTCGCGGCCGACCCCCAGCATGGCCTCGTTGATGTCCGCCAGCACCACCTCGCCCGTGTCGCCCACCAGGCGCGAGAACTTCATGGCCAGATCGCCGGTGCCGCCCGCCAGATCCAGCACCCGATGGCCGGGGCGCACGCCTGCGAGTTCGAGGGTGAAGCGCTTCCAGGCCCGATGGATGCCCATGGACATCAGATCGTTCATCAGGTCGTACTTGGGCGCCACGGAGCGGAATACGCCCGCCACCCGGCTGGCCTTGTCCTGCCAGGGGACTTCCTGGAAGCCGAAGTGGGTGGTCTTGTCGTCAGCCATGGGTAAGCTCCGGAAACGGTTGCGGGTGGCCCGCCAGCAGACGCGCCATCAGGGCCTGCTCCCGTGCCGCCAACTCGTCGAGCAGGTCGGCCACACTGGGCAGCGGGCGCATGGCGGCAAAGCCACGATCGAGGAAATCATACAGGCTGGCAAAGCCCGCTGCATGGGCCGGGCGACGG
This genomic interval from Isoalcanivorax indicus contains the following:
- a CDS encoding alpha/beta hydrolase, which codes for MALSLRLTLLSLFAAGLMGCTSVFFYPMSDWVQNPARQGLDYEDIILIHPDGLRLHGWWLPAATEEVRGTVYFLHGNAQNVSTHLMNVHWLPEAGYQVFLLDYREYGLSEGKARLPGVFDDVQLGLDWLAGAQRVEGPLIVFGQSLGASMLPYVLAREENEGKYDCVIMEAAFAGFRDITRDVMRGSWLLWPFSFVFAPFISTDWDAQAHIADLAPQPLLLLHSHEDQIIPYAHGERLFEAAAEPKTFQRLRGGHIASVRDPAVRDRLLDFMNQDCVTD
- a CDS encoding DUF4105 domain-containing protein, which codes for MFFRITLLLSLGMAMVAPPVWSNHVDQEAFAEALAESLAESPRWLALLHVNRGTTLRSRGRSYVADQNFFLSADGRHDPYAELVATHEALKPEGSEARCAYPARYRFLSEALGWQHDAPFEHCSEYLEWRALMPDERVVLVFPAAYLNSPSSMFGHTLLRLDGDESDGVWLSQAINFGAEVDASDNSVFYIYRGLAGGYPGYFSIVPYVTKIQDYAHLENRDMWEYTLALDAEQRQWLVEHLWELRDIRFDYYFLDENCSFRLLELIDVARPDTGLMEGMRLTEVPVNTVRALEDAGLLASRVYRPSKAVELDRLVAQLPADARRLARRLADSPELSASDEFQAFAPQTQRIMAQTAYEYLRFIHRKRERDAEVARRSLALLRLANSLPAPDPVPPIEPEAPELGHATKLVAASYGQRENNEFGEIQFRYTYHDWFDNSTGFLRGAQIEALNLRLRSTESGPLKLERLDVVNIRSLAPRSTFVKPVSWFVNGGIERVQAEGRYGLSRYVEAGPGLAWQAGPVTPYAFLLARVENNSAWDPLITSAAGASAGLLWHFGHATFGAGGSGYYLTNDEYRHRAQATLNVPVSRNNALRLDLERLAVRGDADTEFRISWRYHFD
- the tatC gene encoding twin-arginine translocase subunit TatC, producing the protein MSETPHPDDTQQTLIGHLLELRNRLLRAMAAILVIFIGLFYFSRDLYTLVAKPLIQALPEGASMIATDVAAPFIVPFKLTLYISILVAMPVILHQAWAFIAPGLYKHEKRIAMPLLISSVLLFYLGAAFAYFVVFPLIFAFFTAIAPEGVTVATDISRYLDFVMKLFIAFGLAFEMPIAIVLMVWTGVTTVEKLKAKRPYIIVGCFVVGMLLTPPDILSQTLLAVPMWILFELGLLAGRWVRPREAEASSAEH
- a CDS encoding phosphoribosyl-ATP diphosphatase encodes the protein MSDVLRQLHEVLEARKLEAPESSYVASLYHKGLNKILEKVGEEAVETLLAARDAEVSGELDALISETADLWFHSMVMLAALNASPDQVLAELERRFGLSGLDEKASRNR
- the tatB gene encoding Sec-independent protein translocase protein TatB, translated to MLDISFAELALIFVIALVILGPERLPRAARTVGHWVGRARSAFTHLKNELEREAINMEMRDKFKQQLKDMGLEDESLKLDKNLLPPEVDDAPREPETDSPEATRKRDTPDKPES
- a CDS encoding AarF/UbiB family protein, yielding MTLPVGRMLFVLHIACRYRLATLLPAHPLRPLVIALMYLVPSSWFGPRDLSEGERLQQALDRLGPIFIKFGQLLATRRDLLPPDWTDALARLQDQVAPFPVAQARARIEAELGQPIEIVFSRFDDAPLASASIAQVHSGALQDGTEVVAKIRRPGLERIVRRDLAVMRFGATWLERLWADARYFRPRRVVEDYVGIIHGELDLTAEARNSETMRRQFLFSPLLFIPPIHMQYTTERLLVMDRIHGIPVNDIERIKAAGIDPKRLAERGVEIFFAQVFRYNLFHADMHPGNIFVNPDKPDAPQYMAVDAAIAGRLGKDDLDILGRLVLAVMREDYGTLVDVVIRAGWTTVPVDRHRFEQSVRAIVEPIRTMPLDQLEFAPLVMKLFDMARSFHIEAPVQYILLMKTLVHIEGLGRSIYPQLDIWATGRPLLEAWMMDNYGPTATLKKLQARAPEWAAQLPDMPDMLRDAMENLRRLPYQQQQLAARLGEQQTRHRRKLLGGLAGLGLLGGSLLLASGAGAGVGAACGVLLTAWALRR
- the tatA gene encoding Sec-independent protein translocase subunit TatA — encoded protein: MLSGISLWQLLIVLAIVVVLFGTKKLRNMGGDLGSAVKGFKQAVKEGEDEQSNRQIKGSHDEQGTTLDENGQPVKDKDHQA